A region from the Bacteroidota bacterium genome encodes:
- a CDS encoding prolyl oligopeptidase family serine peptidase, whose protein sequence is MKKLSLIFISLIFITSAANAQLTAFTPEDALLVRSYSLVDLTDNGNYAAGFIRTMKDRQNIDHKRYGDANYIAPNYSELVIINTETKEQIFPFKEKGIFGSLKWSPDGTWLAIIKYEDPLFVLYIYDIEKQKLQKVKPELKYPIASNSQLLWNKKDESIILSLRENTWSKKADSLFKEATIGPITVYDSKQPFLKWDAIRIHNNLKILASVDPKNSKVEFLTKEGTYSDIRILEDGSDLVFIQNYPIKTVYEREGGSEFELVKLKLSNKERTILEKKYKAAKSFRWDDKNLKYAYADSGKVFVRNIYEEKAKLISFDTTEIILTDTSKVKFSVEQWSPDNKNVLVSSKKGYWLINSENSLTKMVYEFPENKEKEAELNIVSWSPDAKYWFMSYSAKDKWDRGLFKYDIVNMKMEELFKDSNLYSRWKMSKDGSKFFYNFSDGDQPDNFFKQASDFRSRTQLTDLNPWINTKKLTKSELVKYRDSDGKELNGILYYPVNYDSTKKYPLVCEIYETFFDNGYSLSMNLISNAGFFGFKPSVNLEKGYPGEAWIKGITAGINKLIDQGLIDETKLGVHGTSYGGYATSLLISQTNRFAAAINISGKVNIISFLGDSPRIGTRNYAAAENGQDRIGETLWDAPLKYIATSAVLFADRINTPHLLLTGEGDWNVPAVNSRELYYALRRLGKEVMWVNYYNGGHGAGNASNESDFYDYWDRIINWYNTHFEKSGKETK, encoded by the coding sequence ATGAAGAAACTTAGTCTTATATTTATTTCCCTGATTTTTATAACATCAGCCGCTAATGCCCAACTCACTGCTTTCACTCCAGAAGATGCTTTATTAGTTAGGTCATACAGTTTGGTCGATTTAACTGATAATGGAAATTATGCTGCGGGTTTTATAAGAACAATGAAGGATCGCCAGAATATTGATCATAAGCGATATGGTGATGCTAATTATATTGCACCGAATTATAGTGAACTGGTTATTATTAATACTGAAACAAAGGAGCAAATATTTCCATTTAAGGAAAAAGGAATTTTTGGTAGTCTAAAGTGGTCTCCGGATGGGACTTGGCTTGCAATTATTAAATACGAAGATCCACTATTTGTTCTTTATATTTATGATATTGAGAAGCAAAAATTACAAAAAGTAAAGCCGGAACTTAAATATCCAATCGCCTCTAACTCGCAATTATTATGGAATAAAAAAGATGAATCGATCATTTTATCGTTACGCGAAAATACTTGGTCTAAAAAAGCTGACTCACTCTTTAAGGAAGCTACCATTGGACCCATTACTGTTTATGATTCAAAACAGCCTTTTTTGAAATGGGATGCTATAAGAATCCATAATAATCTTAAAATTTTGGCAAGCGTGGATCCTAAAAATTCAAAAGTAGAATTCTTAACAAAAGAAGGTACTTATAGTGATATTAGAATTTTGGAAGATGGATCTGATCTGGTTTTTATTCAGAACTACCCTATAAAAACAGTGTATGAAAGAGAAGGTGGTTCTGAATTTGAATTGGTGAAATTGAAGCTTTCAAATAAGGAGAGAACGATCCTTGAGAAAAAATATAAGGCTGCTAAATCATTTAGATGGGATGATAAGAATTTGAAATATGCTTATGCTGATTCTGGGAAGGTTTTTGTGCGAAATATTTATGAAGAAAAAGCTAAACTAATTTCGTTTGATACTACTGAAATTATACTGACTGATACTTCGAAAGTTAAGTTTTCGGTTGAACAGTGGAGTCCTGATAATAAAAATGTTCTTGTTTCTTCTAAAAAGGGTTATTGGCTCATTAATTCAGAGAATAGCCTAACAAAAATGGTTTATGAATTTCCTGAGAATAAAGAAAAGGAAGCAGAGTTAAATATTGTAAGCTGGAGTCCTGATGCAAAATACTGGTTTATGTCTTATTCAGCGAAGGATAAATGGGATAGAGGGCTGTTTAAATACGATATTGTTAATATGAAAATGGAGGAGCTATTTAAGGATTCTAATTTATACTCAAGATGGAAAATGTCCAAAGATGGAAGTAAGTTTTTTTATAATTTTTCGGATGGTGACCAACCAGATAATTTTTTTAAACAGGCAAGTGATTTTAGAAGTCGTACACAATTAACTGACCTAAATCCCTGGATTAATACTAAAAAATTAACTAAAAGCGAACTCGTAAAATATAGGGACTCTGATGGGAAAGAGTTAAATGGAATTTTGTATTATCCTGTAAATTATGATTCTACAAAGAAATATCCGCTCGTTTGTGAGATTTATGAAACTTTTTTCGATAATGGTTATAGTTTGTCTATGAACTTAATTTCAAATGCCGGGTTTTTTGGATTTAAGCCATCCGTTAATCTTGAAAAAGGTTATCCTGGAGAAGCTTGGATTAAAGGAATTACTGCGGGTATAAACAAATTAATTGATCAAGGTCTTATTGATGAAACAAAATTAGGAGTACACGGAACAAGTTACGGTGGTTATGCTACTTCCTTATTGATATCCCAAACTAATCGTTTTGCTGCCGCTATTAATATCTCAGGCAAAGTAAATATTATTAGTTTTCTGGGTGATAGCCCTCGTATTGGAACGAGAAATTATGCAGCCGCCGAAAATGGGCAGGATAGAATTGGAGAAACCCTTTGGGATGCTCCCCTCAAGTATATAGCCACATCTGCTGTATTGTTTGCCGATAGAATTAATACCCCTCATCTTCTTCTCACTGGCGAAGGTGATTGGAATGTTCCTGCGGTTAATTCACGAGAATTGTATTATGCATTAAGGAGGTTAGGCAAAGAAGTGATGTGGGTTAATTACTATAATGGTGGTCATGGAGCTGGCAATGCTAGTAATGAAAGTGATTTTTATGATTATTGGGACAGAATAATCAACTGGTATAATACTCATTTCGAAAAATCAGGAAAAGAAACCAAATAA
- a CDS encoding glutamine--tRNA ligase/YqeY domain fusion protein: MNMNHIEDESKKKTSLNFIEQLIEKNISEGKNGGRVHTRFPPEPNGYLHIGHAKSICLNFGLAKKYNGLTNLRFDDTNPAKEDVEYVDSIMRDVKWLGFDWEDRLYYASDYFDQLYDWAVLIIKKGKAYIDDQSTEEMSSQRGTPSKPGIESPYRNRSIEENLDLFQRMKDGEFPDGARILRAKIDMASPNMQLRDPAMYRIKRAHHHRTGDKWCIYPMYDFAHGQSDYIEGITNSICTLEFEVHRPLYDWYLDQIIEGDYRPVQTEFARLNLTYTIMSKRKLLQLVEENLVNGWDDPRMPTITGLRRRGYTPESIRNFADIIGVAKRDNVIDVALLEYSIKEDLNKRANRVMAVLDPIKIVITNYPEGQFEELEATNNPEDESAGKRTLYFSHELLIERADFMENPSGKFFRLAPGNEVRLRYAYVIKCNEVVKNSEGEIIEILCTYDPDTKSGSGIPLTRKVKGTIHWLSAPHAIPAEIRLYDRLFLNENPDLVEEDKDFKSNLNPDSLQIVNGYVEPVLADAIHESKYQFERNGYFCVDLDSKPDKLVFNRTVSLKDSWAKMNKDQ, encoded by the coding sequence ATGAATATGAACCACATCGAAGACGAATCAAAGAAGAAAACATCATTAAACTTTATCGAACAACTGATCGAAAAAAATATCAGCGAAGGTAAAAACGGCGGAAGGGTACATACCCGTTTCCCTCCCGAACCCAATGGTTATTTACATATCGGACATGCAAAATCAATCTGTTTAAACTTTGGTTTAGCAAAGAAATATAATGGACTGACCAATCTTCGATTTGATGATACAAATCCAGCTAAGGAAGATGTAGAGTATGTTGATTCCATTATGAGAGATGTAAAATGGTTGGGTTTTGATTGGGAAGATCGATTATATTATGCTTCTGATTATTTTGATCAATTATACGATTGGGCAGTGTTAATTATTAAAAAGGGAAAAGCTTATATTGATGATCAATCTACTGAAGAAATGAGCTCGCAGCGTGGTACACCTTCTAAGCCAGGTATTGAAAGCCCATATAGAAATAGAAGTATCGAAGAAAATTTAGATTTGTTCCAACGTATGAAAGATGGCGAGTTTCCTGACGGAGCCAGAATTTTACGTGCAAAAATCGACATGGCTTCTCCTAACATGCAATTACGCGATCCGGCCATGTATCGTATAAAGAGAGCGCACCATCACCGAACGGGAGATAAATGGTGCATCTACCCCATGTATGATTTTGCTCATGGACAATCGGATTATATTGAAGGTATTACAAATTCAATTTGTACCCTCGAATTCGAGGTACATCGTCCGCTTTACGATTGGTATCTGGATCAAATTATTGAAGGAGATTATCGACCTGTACAAACTGAGTTTGCTCGATTGAATTTGACTTATACCATAATGAGTAAACGTAAGCTTTTACAGTTAGTTGAAGAAAACTTAGTGAATGGTTGGGATGATCCTCGAATGCCAACAATTACCGGTTTAAGAAGAAGGGGTTATACACCTGAATCAATTCGTAATTTTGCCGATATTATCGGAGTAGCTAAACGTGATAACGTAATTGATGTTGCCTTACTTGAGTATAGCATTAAAGAGGATTTAAATAAAAGAGCTAATCGAGTAATGGCGGTTTTAGATCCCATTAAAATTGTAATTACCAATTATCCTGAAGGTCAGTTTGAAGAACTTGAAGCTACCAATAATCCGGAAGATGAGTCGGCAGGAAAAAGAACATTGTATTTCTCACATGAGTTATTAATAGAAAGAGCGGATTTTATGGAAAATCCCTCCGGTAAATTTTTTAGATTAGCACCTGGAAATGAAGTTAGACTTAGATATGCTTATGTAATTAAATGTAATGAGGTTGTTAAAAATTCGGAAGGTGAAATAATTGAAATTCTTTGTACTTACGATCCGGATACAAAGAGCGGAAGTGGAATACCTCTGACACGAAAAGTTAAAGGAACCATCCATTGGTTGTCGGCCCCACATGCAATTCCTGCAGAAATAAGGCTTTACGATCGTTTATTTCTCAATGAAAACCCAGATCTAGTGGAAGAAGATAAGGATTTTAAATCAAACCTTAATCCTGACTCACTTCAAATTGTAAATGGTTATGTTGAACCTGTTTTAGCCGATGCCATTCACGAATCAAAATACCAATTTGAGCGAAATGGTTATTTCTGCGTTGATTTGGATTCTAAACCTGATAAGCTTGTTTTTAACAGAACCGTTTCCCTAAAAGATTCGTGGGCAAAAATGAATAAAGACCAATAA